Below is a window of Leucobacter sp. Psy1 DNA.
CCGCGTGAGGGTGGCGGAGCGTGACGGCGCACTCGTCGGGTTCGCCGGGTCGGGGGCGAGCGACGATCCAATCGTTGAGCGCCAGCTGTTCTTCCTCTACCTCCGCGCGTCCGAGCACGGGTCCGGTCTCGGGCAGCGCCTGCTCGACGCCGTCGCCGACGACAGATCCATCGGATTGTGGGTACTCGACAGCAACGAACGCGCCCTGCGGTTCTACCGGCGCAACGGGTTCACCCTCGACCAGGCACGGCGCCCCTCGGATCACGCCCCCGGCCACGACCAGCTCCGCCTCGTCCGGCCTGCGCCCCGAGAATGAGGGCGCAGGCCGGCGACGCATTCGACTGGACGGAGTGAGTCGACTCAGTCAGCCTGAGGGCACTCAGTAAGCAACGGTGAACCGCTCACGCCGGTGCTCAGAGTGTTCGATCTCCGAGACGACGGCATCCGCGAAATCGGCTCCGGAGATCTGCGATTCGCCCGACTCGTCGACCAGCAGCACATCGCCGCCGGTGCGGTAGGTACCCGTCGCTTCACCTGGTGCCCATTCGCCGAACCCACCGGCTGGGCTCACGTAGAACCAGTCCAGCTCGGCAGCAGATGACTGCAGATCTTCGAGCACGGCTGCCAGCTCAGCGGCCTCCGGCTTGATGGCGTCGGGGAACTCGGGGGTATCGGCGACCCGCGGGCCGCCCTCTGACACGAAGAGCGATCCGGCACCGCCGACCACCCCGAATCGCACGCCCGCGCGGGCGGCCTCCTCGGCGACGCGCCGCTCAATGCCGCGGAGCTTTCCGGTCCCCTCGAGCTCGCCGCGCGGGGAGACCGCCGAGACCACGACATCGGTGCCAGTGACGGCAGCCCGGATCACCTCGGGATCCTGCACGTCACCGGTACGGTACTCGACTCCCTCGACGGGCGAAGCCGGCTCGTTCCGGCTGTACGCCGTCACGGTATGGCCGCGCTCCGCGGCGACGCGAACGATGTTGCGGCCGGCGTAGCCGGTGCCGCCGAGAACGGTGATGCGGGTCATGAGTGCTCCTGTCGGTGAAAGCGAATCGGTGAATCGGGGGCCGTTCGACTGCTGGTCGTCGGCACCCTCATGAGTTACTATAGGTAACCAGCTATCCAAATGCAACTTGGTATCATGAGTATGTGCCTCCCAGGCGCGATTAACGAGAGGAACCGGCATGACCGAACCCGAGTGGGACCCCTATAACCGGGACTGCCCGAGCCGGGGCCTGCTGGATCGCGTGTCCAGCCGCTGGAGCATCCTCGTCATCGGCACGCTTGCCGATGGCCCGCGGAGGTTTAACGAAATCGCCGCCGCCGTGGATGGGGTCTCCCAGAAGATGCTCGCGCAGACCCTTCGCGGCCTCGAGCACGACGGCCTCGTGACGCGCACCGTCACCGCCCAGGTACCCGTTCGAGTCGACTACGCGCTCACGCAGGCCGGTCAAACGCTCCACGAGCCGCTCGCAGCTCTCGAGGAGTGGGTGCGCACCCACATGTCCGACGTGGAAGCCGCGCACCGCTCAGCTGACGACGCTCACGTCACGGCGTAAGCGAGGCGCAGCAGCGTCAGCCGGCCAGCGGGTGGGCGGCGCGCTCGAGGTAGGTCTCGATCAGTGCCGGGAAGTAGTCGTCGAAGTGCGGGGGCTCCGCGTCCTCGGTCGCGGCGACGAGCATGTCGAGGTAGTATTCCCACCCGGGCCCTACGGCACCCACATCGGTGTCGGCATCGAGATGATGCACGAATCCGAGCAGACTCTCGTCCTCACCGTCGGCTTCGAGGAGCAGCTCCAGACGCCACGACCCCATCTCGTCCGAGGTGTGCAGCGCGAGACGGTGCGGGGCTTCGCAGGCGACGATTCTGGCCTTCGCCGCAGGGGCATCCTCCTCGAACGCCATGCGGATCCGGATCGCCCCGCCGGGGCGCCCATCACCCTCCCACTCGCCGAACCAGAGTGCGGTGCGCTCGGAGTCCGCGATGAACGACCACGCCTCCTCGATCGGCAGTGCGAGCGAACGCACCAGACGGAGGTCGCGACCCTCGGGCGTTTCGACGACCTGACCGGTGACCTCGGGCATATGGCGACCTCCCTGCGAACTGGCGAACGGGCGAACGGCGGGCGGCGATTCGGATCACCGGCGCTCGTTCCAGGGTACGCCACGGCAGCGGACGAGACCTGTTGCGCGCTCCGCCAGATTTGCTACAGTTGCGGTGTGAAGTCTTGAGCATCGTTGAACCCCTGCGTCCGCGGCAGTGCCCGGCAGGGTCGATCTCGATCTCGAGGAACGCATGTCTTTCTCTACACTCTCCGTTTCGTCGTCCGCCGACGCTTCCACCCAACTCCGAGTCGACGGAGTCTCGCACACGTTCGGCGCGCGTCGCGTACTGACCGACATCACGTTCACGGTGCCGCCAGGCGATCGGGTCGGCATGATCGGCGAGAACGGGTCCGGCAAGTCCACCCTGCTCCGCATCCTGGCCGGAACGCTCACCGCTGACGCCGGGACCGTCCGCGCCATCGCCTCGGGCGGCGACCAGCCACGGATCGGACTGCTCCACCAGGAGCCGCCGTTCAGCCCGTCGGAGTCCATCGCGTCGAGCCTCGAAGCGGCGATCGCGCCGATCCGCGCCGCCGTCGACGAGGTCGACCGGCGCGCCCGATCCCTCGCGGACCACCCGGAGGACTCCGCGGCGGCCGACGCGTACGCGCTGGCGCTCGACGCCGCCGAGCGTGCGGATGCCTGGGACGTCGACGCCAGGGTCGACGCCATGCTCGCGGGCATGGGCCTCGCGGAGATCCCGCGAGACCGGCTCACCGGGACCCTCTCGGGCGGACAGCGCGCGCGCCTCTCCCTGGCCTGGGTCCTGCTCAACGCGCCGGACGTACTCCTGCTCGACGAGCCGACGAATCACCTCGACGACCAAGCGACGGAGCACCTGCTGCGCGTCCTCGAGCGCTGGCGCGGACCCGTCGTCTTCGCCAGCCACGATCGCGCGTTCCTCGACGAGGCTGCCACCGCGCTCATGGACCTCGATCCCGCGCCGCGGCAGCACGCCGACACCGAGGACCTCGTGCAGGACGGCACCGGCACCGCGATCGGCGTCACCCGCTTCACCGGCACATACTCCGACTACCTGACCGCTCGAGCCGATGAGCGCCGCCGATGGGAGCAGCGGTACCGGGACGAGCAGGCGGAGCTCTCGCGTCTGCGCGCCGCAGTGCGCACGGACCACGTCGTCGGGCACGCGGACTGGAAGCCGCGCACCGAGCAGCGCGGCGCGCAGAAGTTCTACTCCGACCGCAACGCCAAGGTCGTCTCGCGGCGCGTGAACGACTCCCGCTCCAGGCTCGAGGAGCTCGAGGCTCGGCAGATCCGG
It encodes the following:
- a CDS encoding GNAT family N-acetyltransferase produces the protein MNTQENRLVIRSPRPDEAEALAELHLATWEETYAGVFTPEAWGPEARRQRLEQWTAICTAPRETDRVRVAERDGALVGFAGSGASDDPIVERQLFFLYLRASEHGSGLGQRLLDAVADDRSIGLWVLDSNERALRFYRRNGFTLDQARRPSDHAPGHDQLRLVRPAPRE
- a CDS encoding NAD(P)-dependent oxidoreductase, translated to MTRITVLGGTGYAGRNIVRVAAERGHTVTAYSRNEPASPVEGVEYRTGDVQDPEVIRAAVTGTDVVVSAVSPRGELEGTGKLRGIERRVAEEAARAGVRFGVVGGAGSLFVSEGGPRVADTPEFPDAIKPEAAELAAVLEDLQSSAAELDWFYVSPAGGFGEWAPGEATGTYRTGGDVLLVDESGESQISGADFADAVVSEIEHSEHRRERFTVAY
- a CDS encoding helix-turn-helix domain-containing protein → MTEPEWDPYNRDCPSRGLLDRVSSRWSILVIGTLADGPRRFNEIAAAVDGVSQKMLAQTLRGLEHDGLVTRTVTAQVPVRVDYALTQAGQTLHEPLAALEEWVRTHMSDVEAAHRSADDAHVTA
- a CDS encoding SRPBCC family protein translates to MPEVTGQVVETPEGRDLRLVRSLALPIEEAWSFIADSERTALWFGEWEGDGRPGGAIRIRMAFEEDAPAAKARIVACEAPHRLALHTSDEMGSWRLELLLEADGEDESLLGFVHHLDADTDVGAVGPGWEYYLDMLVAATEDAEPPHFDDYFPALIETYLERAAHPLAG
- a CDS encoding ABC-F family ATP-binding cassette domain-containing protein produces the protein MSFSTLSVSSSADASTQLRVDGVSHTFGARRVLTDITFTVPPGDRVGMIGENGSGKSTLLRILAGTLTADAGTVRAIASGGDQPRIGLLHQEPPFSPSESIASSLEAAIAPIRAAVDEVDRRARSLADHPEDSAAADAYALALDAAERADAWDVDARVDAMLAGMGLAEIPRDRLTGTLSGGQRARLSLAWVLLNAPDVLLLDEPTNHLDDQATEHLLRVLERWRGPVVFASHDRAFLDEAATALMDLDPAPRQHADTEDLVQDGTGTAIGVTRFTGTYSDYLTARADERRRWEQRYRDEQAELSRLRAAVRTDHVVGHADWKPRTEQRGAQKFYSDRNAKVVSRRVNDSRSRLEELEARQIRKPPAELRFAGLTAAVRRDDAGSGKPTRPRLGRAALPGPIITATGLEVSDRLARIDLAVSSGERWLLTGPNGSGKSTLLHALSGRIAPTRGGVTVREGVRIGMLEQDVDLPDPHGRGPARTVTEAYLDGVGAARAEAVPLATFGLIAGRDAHRPVGELSVGQQRRLALATLLADPPELLMLDEPTNHLSLTLVDAIEAAIAEFPGTVIIASHDRWLRRRWEGRVIALD